In Pasteurella multocida subsp. multocida OH4807, a genomic segment contains:
- a CDS encoding hypothetical protein (COG1263 Phosphotransferase system IIC components, glucose/maltose/N-acetylglucosamine-specific), which translates to MSVLSYLQRIGQALMVPVAALPAAAILMGIGYWIDPNGWGGESQLAAFLIKSGAAIIDNMAILFAVGVAFGMSKDKHGSAALSGLVGFLVVTTLLSPGAVAQLQGIAADQVPAAFGKINNQFIGILVGVISAELYNRFHQVELPPALAFFSGKRLVPIVTSVVMIIVSFILMYLWPVIFNGLVGFGKSITDIGATGAGIYGFLNRLLIPVGLHHALNSVFWFNVAGINDIPNFLGGAQSLANGTAVLGVTGMYQAGFFPVMMFGLPAAALAIYHSAKPAKKAQVASLMIAASLASFFTGVTEPLEFAFMFVAPVLYVIHALLTGLSVFIAASMQWMAGFGFSAGFVDMVLSSQNPLATQWYMLLVQGLVFAVIYYVIFRAAIKAFNLKTPGREEDEVVVEVKKDASREERAANFIVALGGKDNFQTIDACITRLRLVLNDRSKVNEDQLKALGSKGNVKLGDNGLQVILGPEAELVADAIKQQVNM; encoded by the coding sequence TTGCCGCTTTGCCTGCAGCGGCGATTTTAATGGGGATCGGTTATTGGATTGATCCGAATGGTTGGGGTGGCGAAAGCCAACTCGCTGCGTTCTTGATCAAATCAGGTGCCGCGATTATTGATAATATGGCGATACTTTTTGCTGTAGGTGTCGCATTTGGTATGTCAAAAGATAAACACGGCTCAGCCGCACTTTCAGGTTTAGTCGGCTTTTTAGTTGTAACAACATTACTTTCTCCAGGCGCAGTTGCCCAACTACAAGGTATTGCTGCTGACCAAGTTCCTGCTGCTTTCGGTAAAATCAATAACCAATTTATTGGTATTTTGGTTGGGGTGATTTCAGCCGAACTCTATAATCGTTTCCATCAAGTTGAATTACCACCAGCTCTTGCATTCTTCAGCGGTAAACGTTTAGTCCCAATTGTGACTTCTGTTGTGATGATCATCGTATCTTTCATTTTAATGTACTTATGGCCGGTGATCTTCAATGGTTTAGTTGGTTTCGGTAAATCTATCACAGATATCGGTGCAACTGGTGCTGGTATCTACGGCTTCTTAAACCGCTTATTAATCCCTGTTGGTTTACACCACGCACTAAACTCAGTATTCTGGTTCAACGTTGCAGGTATCAATGATATCCCTAACTTCTTAGGTGGGGCACAATCCCTTGCAAACGGCACTGCTGTACTGGGTGTAACGGGTATGTATCAAGCAGGTTTCTTCCCTGTGATGATGTTTGGTTTACCAGCGGCTGCATTAGCTATTTACCACAGTGCTAAACCAGCGAAAAAAGCACAAGTTGCTTCATTAATGATTGCGGCTTCACTAGCGTCATTCTTTACTGGTGTCACTGAGCCATTAGAATTTGCGTTTATGTTCGTTGCACCTGTGCTTTATGTCATTCACGCGTTATTAACTGGTTTATCAGTCTTCATTGCAGCATCTATGCAATGGATGGCAGGTTTCGGTTTCAGTGCTGGTTTTGTTGATATGGTCTTATCTTCACAAAACCCACTTGCAACACAATGGTATATGCTATTAGTACAAGGTCTCGTATTCGCAGTAATTTACTATGTCATCTTCCGTGCAGCCATCAAAGCATTCAACTTAAAAACACCAGGTCGTGAAGAGGATGAAGTTGTAGTTGAAGTGAAAAAAGACGCCTCTCGTGAAGAACGTGCTGCTAATTTTATCGTTGCATTAGGTGGTAAAGATAATTTCCAAACCATCGATGCCTGCATCACACGCTTACGTTTAGTATTAAATGATCGTAGCAAAGTGAATGAAGATCAGTTAAAAGCACTTGGCTCAAAAGGCAATGTGAAATTAGGTGACAATGGTTTACAAGTTATCCTTGGACCAGAAGCCGAACTGGTTGCTGATGCAATTAAGCAACAAGTTAACATGTAA
- a CDS encoding hypothetical protein (COG1120 ABC-type cobalamin/Fe3+-siderophores transport systems, ATPase components) produces the protein MTSLFELQPLTIETHGRVILQTERLCIPKGKHTAIIGPNGAGKSTLLKALLGYFNAQVKLNDQPVIEQIRAGKLALVAQNSRYGMPLTVEEYVKLGQRNSRYFSSQHLSQNWLTWLLDQFELTPLRHKRVNLLSGGEQQRANIVRAFMQQAPVILLDEPCNHLDIRHQQGLMHFLKQQKTVCSVVMVLHDLDLAARYADHIILMQHGKIIAQGEVEEVMQSARLSAVYRWQILQKRDECGMFFRV, from the coding sequence ATGACCTCTCTTTTTGAATTACAACCTCTTACCATTGAAACCCATGGACGTGTGATTTTACAAACGGAACGGTTATGTATTCCTAAAGGGAAGCATACCGCCATTATTGGACCTAATGGGGCGGGAAAATCCACATTACTCAAAGCACTTTTAGGGTATTTTAATGCACAAGTTAAACTGAATGATCAGCCTGTTATTGAGCAAATTCGTGCAGGGAAACTGGCTTTAGTCGCACAAAATAGTCGCTATGGAATGCCATTGACGGTTGAGGAATATGTCAAATTGGGGCAACGTAATTCGAGATATTTTTCTTCTCAACATTTGAGTCAAAATTGGTTAACTTGGTTGCTTGACCAGTTTGAATTAACACCTTTACGTCATAAACGAGTGAACCTACTTTCAGGGGGAGAACAACAACGCGCTAACATTGTACGAGCCTTTATGCAGCAGGCGCCAGTTATCTTATTAGATGAACCTTGTAACCATTTAGACATTCGTCATCAACAAGGTTTAATGCATTTTCTAAAACAGCAAAAAACAGTCTGTAGTGTCGTAATGGTGTTACATGACCTAGATTTAGCAGCAAGGTATGCAGATCACATTATTCTGATGCAGCATGGCAAGATTATTGCACAAGGCGAGGTAGAAGAGGTGATGCAAAGTGCACGTTTAAGTGCGGTCTATCGTTGGCAAATTTTACAGAAACGAGATGAATGTGGGATGTTTTTTCGCGTATAA
- a CDS encoding hemin transport system permease HmuU (COG0609 ABC-type Fe3+-siderophore transport system, permease component), with protein MEPMKKRVVFLSCIGTILLIWFSLGVGFGGWQSPNSLTPIVFDIRLPRIMNAFVVGAALAAAGAALQALFENPLADPSLIGTSGGAALGVISVLAFGATGIGVPFAAFLGALIVCLLILFAHHLFGGGTLGLLIMGFILSAFCSAVVGLILFLSDDLVLRSATIWLAGSLSEAGFTPIYYPVFIMIVGLIWLAILGRQLDCLMLGEETAFSMGVSVAKVRLQTVVAAALLTGAAVSLSGIIGFLGMMIPNILATTIGGHRRKLILLSAWVGALFLLSVDSVARLITYPVDLPVGIVIALLGGPFFFWVFIQSTRRI; from the coding sequence ATGGAGCCAATGAAAAAGCGAGTTGTATTTTTATCCTGTATCGGAACGATCTTACTGATTTGGTTTTCTCTCGGTGTGGGATTTGGTGGATGGCAATCACCAAACTCACTCACTCCTATCGTTTTCGATATTCGTCTGCCTCGTATTATGAATGCCTTTGTGGTGGGGGCCGCTTTGGCTGCAGCAGGTGCTGCACTTCAAGCACTGTTTGAGAATCCGTTAGCGGATCCCAGTTTAATTGGTACATCAGGTGGTGCTGCTCTAGGCGTCATTAGCGTTTTAGCCTTTGGTGCAACGGGGATAGGTGTCCCTTTTGCGGCTTTTTTAGGAGCACTAATCGTATGCTTGCTGATTTTATTTGCGCATCATCTATTTGGTGGCGGCACACTGGGATTACTCATTATGGGGTTTATCTTAAGTGCTTTTTGCTCTGCGGTAGTCGGATTAATCCTTTTTTTATCGGATGACCTCGTGTTGCGTAGTGCAACGATCTGGTTGGCAGGTAGTTTATCTGAAGCTGGCTTTACTCCGATTTATTATCCCGTTTTTATTATGATCGTCGGATTAATTTGGTTAGCAATCTTAGGGCGCCAACTTGACTGTTTGATGCTAGGTGAAGAAACGGCATTCAGTATGGGGGTTTCTGTTGCAAAAGTGCGTTTACAAACAGTTGTTGCCGCCGCCTTACTCACTGGGGCAGCCGTTTCTTTATCGGGGATTATTGGTTTTTTAGGGATGATGATTCCTAATATTTTAGCCACAACGATAGGTGGGCATCGTCGCAAACTGATTTTGTTGTCTGCTTGGGTTGGTGCACTGTTTTTATTATCAGTAGATAGTGTTGCTCGTCTCATTACTTATCCTGTTGATCTCCCAGTCGGAATTGTGATTGCATTATTAGGCGGACCCTTTTTCTTTTGGGTCTTCATTCAATCCACTCGTCGTATATAG
- a CDS encoding hypothetical protein (COG4558 ABC-type hemin transport system, periplasmic component): MKKIITLCLLFAIQPFVYAQRIVTLTPDTADIIVALESVEQLVGRDQTTMNPAVEQVASIGIHRKLAVEPILATQPDLVLGSYMAMPVTIFDNLNQLGVKTVNVLPQDNIEGFAQAIREVGKLIAKTEQADKLATAWEAGIQPLSKTGKRYLLTYDGRVVAGKNTAADELIRRAGGINAAVGVEGIKPLNREAWLMAQPDVIIVAEHQKEVIGGVEKLLERPEIANSPAAKSGHIYFWSANDYLRYGLTTPDVLKRLHDLAK; encoded by the coding sequence ATGAAGAAAATCATTACACTTTGTTTATTATTCGCTATTCAGCCGTTTGTTTATGCGCAACGTATTGTCACGTTGACACCAGATACAGCAGATATCATTGTGGCACTAGAAAGCGTCGAACAGCTAGTTGGGCGCGATCAAACGACTATGAATCCTGCAGTAGAACAGGTGGCGAGTATTGGTATCCACCGTAAATTAGCGGTTGAGCCGATTTTAGCAACGCAACCTGATTTAGTGTTAGGGTCTTATATGGCGATGCCTGTCACGATTTTTGATAATTTAAATCAGTTAGGTGTAAAAACCGTCAACGTATTACCTCAAGATAATATTGAAGGATTTGCTCAAGCGATCCGTGAAGTCGGTAAGCTGATTGCGAAAACAGAACAAGCCGATAAGTTGGCGACGGCTTGGGAGGCAGGGATTCAACCTTTATCTAAGACGGGTAAACGTTATTTATTAACCTATGATGGTCGCGTCGTGGCAGGTAAAAATACCGCCGCAGATGAATTGATTCGTCGTGCTGGGGGGATAAATGCGGCCGTCGGTGTAGAAGGCATCAAACCACTTAACCGTGAGGCGTGGCTTATGGCTCAGCCAGATGTCATTATTGTAGCAGAGCACCAAAAAGAGGTTATCGGTGGTGTGGAGAAATTACTTGAGCGCCCTGAAATTGCCAATAGCCCTGCGGCTAAATCAGGTCATATTTATTTTTGGTCAGCAAATGATTATTTACGTTATGGTCTGACTACACCAGACGTATTGAAACGCCTGCATGATTTAGCCAAATAA
- a CDS encoding hypothetical protein (COG4099 Predicted peptidase), with protein sequence MNKQLVKTFWLLLLSFVTGVAMAQGEFKSFEYQGEDGQKRPYILYVPKNLEQDKTHPLIVYLHGAVSATSLRINPLESAQKSPFIKLADEGGYYVLFPYGQKGATWFDTKGVNMVLAEINEVKHHFPINEDKIFLAGFSDGGSGTLYFATTQSSPFAGFISLNGSLSVAAAIGQSPVYLENLNHKPLYIVNTQSDMLYPVRLMQPTIDKIKAYHKNVVFRTPEGNHDMGYFPTIAPELKAFIDKHQRQAMTSLSFESADDFSHQFAWLKITKRNPTEMAKSWHTPYSLTMVNDKASFGIILDASHTGKGMKVSSFNKKGSIAEKMGVLPGDIILKMEDTELNHRYAAFNYLATKKAGENTSLTLERNGQQFTLTGRFPPGYEYQVFAKQPLSAKVKAEVSEKLLQIETSRVAELQIDFSQLPFHSRSVIELKLNGKIQQIKPEKVQTIIIQ encoded by the coding sequence ATGAATAAACAATTAGTTAAAACATTTTGGTTGTTATTATTATCTTTCGTGACGGGCGTTGCTATGGCACAGGGGGAGTTTAAAAGTTTTGAATATCAAGGCGAAGATGGTCAAAAACGCCCTTATATTTTGTATGTGCCTAAAAACCTTGAACAAGATAAAACTCATCCTTTAATTGTTTATTTGCATGGAGCGGTGTCTGCTACAAGTTTACGTATTAATCCGTTAGAATCAGCGCAAAAATCCCCTTTTATCAAATTAGCAGATGAGGGAGGCTACTATGTTTTGTTCCCTTATGGACAAAAGGGCGCAACGTGGTTTGATACGAAAGGAGTGAATATGGTGTTAGCGGAAATCAATGAGGTGAAACACCATTTTCCGATTAATGAGGACAAAATCTTTTTGGCAGGTTTCTCGGATGGAGGCTCAGGTACATTGTATTTCGCTACGACGCAATCCTCGCCATTCGCTGGGTTTATTTCTCTAAATGGATCGTTATCTGTTGCTGCTGCTATAGGACAGTCACCCGTCTATTTAGAAAATTTAAACCATAAGCCCCTGTATATTGTCAATACACAGTCTGACATGTTGTATCCAGTACGTTTAATGCAGCCAACTATTGATAAAATCAAAGCATATCATAAAAATGTAGTATTTCGCACACCAGAAGGTAATCATGATATGGGGTATTTCCCAACGATTGCACCTGAACTCAAAGCCTTTATTGATAAACATCAACGTCAAGCGATGACCTCGCTATCCTTTGAAAGTGCGGATGATTTTTCCCATCAATTTGCGTGGCTGAAGATTACAAAGCGTAATCCAACAGAAATGGCGAAGTCATGGCATACCCCTTATAGCCTGACCATGGTGAATGATAAGGCATCGTTCGGGATAATTTTAGATGCCAGTCATACGGGAAAAGGGATGAAAGTCTCGTCCTTTAATAAAAAAGGTAGTATTGCGGAAAAGATGGGGGTACTACCAGGAGATATTATTCTGAAAATGGAAGACACAGAACTGAATCATCGTTATGCGGCGTTTAATTACCTCGCAACTAAAAAAGCGGGAGAAAATACATCATTGACCCTTGAAAGAAATGGACAGCAATTCACATTAACAGGGCGTTTTCCTCCAGGGTATGAGTATCAAGTTTTTGCTAAGCAACCTCTGTCAGCGAAAGTAAAAGCCGAAGTGAGTGAGAAACTATTACAGATAGAGACCTCTCGTGTTGCGGAATTGCAAATTGACTTTTCTCAACTACCGTTTCATTCACGTTCCGTCATTGAGTTAAAACTGAATGGAAAAATTCAGCAGATAAAACCAGAAAAAGTACAAACCATTATTATTCAATAG
- a CDS encoding TonB-dependent receptor (COG1629 Outer membrane receptor proteins, mostly Fe transport): MQIKPRYIAQFVSLTLSGVVFAQSHQPIELMPIIVSSQTTDSTYVTHTQSTVTQTQLKQTGAQNIKDMVKYDPSVDVDSDNMRMGNNGYNIRGIRHQRIQMNIDGIPLAEPFEDAGPRVGRNNSSKLGVDVVEPETLRQVDIDKSGNSALYGNGALGGSINMMTYNPSDFVQADKPVYAGLKYGYRSTYSAHTKTATLAGHSQFVEGLLMLTQRDSKEFENFAENDENGDNKTVSNDQKTKGKNILAKLNFSQDAHRLELTFERYERRVNTQRDELLKSSSRPLKQEDPNRPPAIRTDKIATSTSLDKFTRERTGFVYRYLPESDWLDEINFQGYSQRLKINDTTYQYSESSATNGGKLNETTRNNNHLIHNIYGLKSELKTNFQTDSIKHRLSGSLEFRRDELDRVRGEDYKRQSKNSLAEGNEFRLFPKTITKNYSLGLQEQLTFANDVALNLALRYQYEERRFKASHLDTTPKQDKAAVNKKLTYSTLSPSVRLHIPLSEDLALLAGYAYAKKLPNPQYIGVGAEMDMGTRGKYKVNPNPNLKPEEANSFDIGLLYATDTFKARLNTYYNQYKNFLSQEQVFPPCQGCTREVYYGNKGKVKTYGAELFTAWQFADHWTLTNTVAWMKGYVLNPKEPLTSAHPLNGVVGLEYERDTWGVGTKFRWSDKKRKPGTYIDRNNVEYSYFKAPGYGVWDLTAYYQPVKNVEIRAGVFNLFNKKYWSFGDVVATPDNNTIDRYTQPGRNYAINVELKF, translated from the coding sequence ATGCAAATCAAACCGCGTTATATCGCCCAATTCGTTTCGCTTACGTTGTCAGGAGTGGTCTTTGCTCAATCTCATCAACCCATTGAGCTCATGCCGATTATTGTGTCTTCACAAACGACGGATAGTACTTATGTTACACATACTCAGTCCACGGTAACTCAGACGCAATTAAAACAGACAGGGGCACAAAATATTAAAGATATGGTGAAATACGATCCGAGTGTTGATGTGGACTCTGATAATATGCGTATGGGGAACAATGGCTATAATATTCGTGGTATTCGTCATCAACGCATCCAAATGAATATTGATGGTATTCCATTAGCTGAGCCTTTTGAGGACGCAGGTCCACGGGTTGGGCGTAATAACTCAAGTAAGCTGGGTGTAGATGTAGTTGAACCAGAAACTTTACGTCAAGTGGATATCGATAAGTCAGGCAACTCTGCGTTGTATGGGAATGGCGCTTTGGGTGGTAGTATCAATATGATGACCTACAATCCAAGTGATTTTGTTCAGGCAGATAAACCAGTTTATGCCGGCTTAAAATATGGTTATCGTAGTACTTACAGCGCACATACTAAAACAGCGACATTAGCGGGGCATTCTCAATTTGTTGAGGGATTATTAATGCTCACGCAACGTGATAGTAAAGAGTTTGAAAATTTCGCCGAAAATGATGAAAACGGCGATAATAAAACAGTTTCAAATGATCAAAAAACCAAAGGGAAAAATATTTTGGCTAAATTAAATTTTAGCCAAGATGCACATCGCCTTGAATTAACCTTTGAGCGTTATGAACGTCGAGTAAATACTCAACGTGATGAGCTTTTGAAGAGTAGTTCACGTCCATTAAAGCAAGAAGATCCAAACCGACCACCAGCGATTCGTACCGATAAAATTGCAACCTCTACTTCATTAGATAAATTTACGCGTGAGCGTACAGGATTTGTTTATCGTTATTTACCTGAAAGTGATTGGTTAGATGAAATTAATTTCCAAGGGTATTCACAACGTTTGAAAATTAACGATACGACTTATCAATATTCTGAAAGTTCGGCAACTAATGGTGGTAAATTAAACGAAACAACCAGAAATAATAACCATTTAATCCACAACATTTATGGGCTTAAATCGGAATTAAAAACGAATTTCCAAACAGATTCAATTAAACATCGTTTGTCTGGTAGCCTTGAATTTAGACGTGATGAACTAGATCGAGTGAGGGGAGAAGACTATAAACGTCAAAGTAAAAATTCGTTAGCAGAAGGTAATGAATTTCGTTTATTTCCAAAAACGATCACTAAAAATTACAGCTTGGGTTTACAAGAACAACTGACCTTTGCAAATGATGTGGCGTTGAATTTAGCCTTACGTTATCAGTATGAAGAGCGCCGATTTAAAGCGAGCCATTTAGATACTACGCCAAAGCAAGATAAAGCTGCGGTAAATAAAAAATTAACTTATAGCACTTTATCACCAAGTGTGCGTTTGCATATTCCACTTTCTGAGGATTTAGCACTATTAGCAGGCTATGCTTATGCGAAGAAATTGCCAAACCCACAATATATTGGCGTAGGTGCAGAAATGGATATGGGGACAAGGGGGAAATATAAGGTTAATCCAAACCCAAATTTAAAACCTGAAGAAGCAAATAGCTTTGATATTGGCTTGCTTTATGCCACAGATACTTTTAAAGCACGCTTAAATACTTATTATAACCAGTACAAAAACTTCCTTAGCCAAGAGCAAGTGTTCCCGCCTTGTCAAGGTTGTACACGTGAAGTGTATTATGGCAATAAAGGTAAAGTGAAAACCTATGGCGCAGAGCTATTTACTGCGTGGCAATTTGCGGATCACTGGACATTGACTAATACAGTGGCGTGGATGAAAGGCTATGTATTGAATCCGAAGGAACCATTAACCTCAGCACACCCTTTAAATGGTGTGGTTGGGCTTGAATATGAGCGAGATACTTGGGGCGTTGGCACTAAATTCCGTTGGTCTGATAAGAAACGTAAACCGGGCACCTACATCGATAGGAATAATGTTGAATATTCTTACTTCAAAGCACCGGGCTATGGCGTTTGGGATTTAACCGCTTATTACCAACCAGTGAAAAATGTTGAAATTCGTGCAGGGGTCTTCAACTTATTTAATAAGAAATATTGGAGCTTTGGTGATGTGGTTGCAACACCTGATAACAACACAATCGATCGTTATACCCAACCAGGGCGTAATTATGCGATTAATGTGGAATTAAAATTCTAA
- a CDS encoding biotin synthase (COG0502 Biotin synthase and related enzymes), whose translation MTIATSFQVKTLTPHPSLEYWSVCKVEALFETPFLDLVYRAAQVHRENFNPKAIQLSTLMSIKTGGCPEDCGYCPQSARYQTGVQNQQLLEIDEIVEKAKIAKARGAGRFCMGAAWRGPKPKDVAKITEIIKAVKALGLETCGTFGLLQDGMAEELKEAGLDYYNHNLDTAPEHYHNVIGTRQFDDRINTLGKVRKAGLKVCCGGIVGMNETRKERAGLIASLANLDPQPESVPINQLVKVEGTPLAEAAELDWTEFVRTIAVARITMPKSYVRLSAGRQGMSEEMQAMCFMAGANSIFYGDKLLVTGNPEEDGDQLLMAKLDLEPETEENRYRAEE comes from the coding sequence ATGACAATTGCAACATCTTTTCAAGTAAAAACCCTCACTCCACATCCTTCTTTGGAATATTGGTCTGTCTGTAAAGTGGAAGCGTTATTTGAAACGCCCTTTTTGGATTTAGTCTATCGTGCAGCGCAAGTGCATCGTGAAAACTTTAATCCAAAAGCGATTCAATTATCGACTTTAATGTCGATTAAAACGGGTGGTTGCCCTGAAGATTGTGGTTATTGTCCGCAGTCTGCTCGTTATCAAACAGGCGTACAAAATCAGCAATTATTAGAAATTGATGAGATTGTCGAAAAGGCAAAAATTGCGAAAGCACGTGGCGCAGGGCGTTTTTGTATGGGGGCAGCGTGGCGTGGTCCAAAACCAAAAGATGTGGCGAAAATTACTGAAATTATTAAAGCGGTAAAAGCCCTTGGTTTAGAAACTTGCGGGACTTTTGGTTTGTTACAAGATGGTATGGCGGAAGAGTTGAAAGAGGCGGGATTAGATTATTACAACCACAACTTAGATACTGCACCAGAGCATTATCATAATGTGATCGGCACACGTCAGTTTGATGATCGTATCAACACTTTAGGTAAAGTGCGTAAAGCGGGCTTAAAAGTCTGCTGTGGTGGAATCGTGGGTATGAACGAAACCCGTAAAGAGCGTGCGGGTTTAATCGCAAGCCTTGCGAATTTAGATCCACAACCAGAATCTGTGCCGATTAACCAATTAGTGAAAGTGGAAGGCACACCATTAGCGGAAGCAGCTGAATTAGACTGGACAGAATTTGTACGTACCATTGCAGTGGCACGTATTACCATGCCAAAGAGCTATGTGCGTTTATCGGCAGGTCGTCAAGGCATGTCTGAAGAAATGCAAGCGATGTGTTTTATGGCAGGTGCAAACTCGATTTTCTATGGGGATAAATTGCTAGTCACTGGCAACCCAGAAGAAGATGGTGACCAATTATTAATGGCAAAATTAGATTTAGAGCCTGAAACGGAAGAAAATCGTTATCGTGCTGAGGAATGA
- a CDS encoding hypothetical protein (COG3840 ABC-type thiamine transport system, ATPase component) has product MIKLEQVHFQYKNADFLFDLFVPAQQKVAIVGASGSGKSTLLNLLAGFEFATQGEIWLNNENHTQTLPHQRPVSMLFQENNLFTHLTVAQNIALGLKPSLKLTALETQQVEQVANAVGLGQLLAQSPKNLSGGQKQRVALARCLLRDKPILLLDEPFSALDPELRAEMLNLLLALCDDKKLTLLMVTHQLTEVKDKVDRIIQIENGRISDLSLLDSYV; this is encoded by the coding sequence ATGATTAAATTAGAACAAGTTCATTTTCAATATAAAAATGCAGATTTCTTGTTTGATTTATTTGTTCCTGCCCAACAAAAAGTCGCCATTGTGGGCGCAAGTGGCTCGGGCAAAAGCACCTTATTGAATTTATTGGCAGGCTTTGAATTTGCTACACAAGGTGAGATTTGGTTAAACAATGAAAATCATACCCAAACCTTGCCACATCAACGCCCTGTATCAATGTTATTTCAAGAAAATAATTTATTTACCCATTTGACCGTGGCACAAAATATCGCCTTAGGGTTAAAACCTAGCTTAAAATTGACCGCACTTGAAACGCAACAAGTGGAGCAAGTGGCAAATGCGGTGGGTTTAGGTCAGTTATTAGCCCAATCACCGAAAAATCTATCGGGTGGACAAAAACAGCGTGTGGCATTGGCACGTTGTTTGTTACGTGATAAACCGATTTTATTATTAGATGAACCTTTTTCAGCACTCGATCCTGAATTGCGTGCTGAAATGTTGAATTTACTTTTGGCGTTATGTGACGACAAAAAATTGACCTTGTTGATGGTGACACATCAGTTAACTGAAGTGAAAGATAAAGTGGATCGTATTATTCAAATTGAGAATGGTAGGATCAGTGATTTATCACTTTTAGATTCGTACGTTTAA